The Rhodohalobacter sp. SW132 genome has a segment encoding these proteins:
- a CDS encoding type II toxin-antitoxin system RelE/ParE family toxin, whose product MEFFETPVFTRLIQKLINDEEYHLLQLQLSVRPESGDIIKGSGGIRKLRWAGSGRGKRGGIRVIYYYFTEDEQIYMLYAYPKSKKDDLTADQLKQLKQLVEEQLP is encoded by the coding sequence ATGGAATTCTTTGAAACACCCGTTTTCACAAGGCTGATTCAGAAGCTGATCAACGATGAAGAATATCACCTGCTCCAATTGCAGTTGTCGGTCCGGCCAGAGTCCGGCGATATTATAAAAGGAAGCGGTGGAATTCGTAAACTTAGATGGGCCGGATCAGGACGTGGAAAACGCGGTGGCATTCGGGTGATTTATTATTACTTCACTGAGGATGAACAAATTTATATGCTTTATGCGTATCCAAAGAGCAAAAAAGACGATCTCACTGCAGATCAATTGAAGCAATTGAAACAACTGGTTGAGGAACAACTGCCATGA